TGTCCACGAATTTCATAATCCGGTCGACGTTCGCGACCGAAAATACACGCTTGACATGCGGCTGATTGCAGATGACGCAGACTAAAGTCTCTTTTTTCATAGCGTTGGTAGCGAGGCGGATGATAACACCAATACCGGACGAATCAATATAACTAATCTCGTCGAGGTCGACGATGAAACGGTAGATTCCCAATTTTAAATAAGCCATCACTTCTTTCTGAAAGATGTCGAAATCTTCGTCAAAAATACTTAATTCGCCGGAGAGGGTGCATATAACAAGAGCCTCGCTAAGAACAGCAATTTTTATTTTCAAAGCGGTCTCCGGAACAGTTATACGGATACGTTTAAAATCTGGTCGTCGAAGCCGGAAAGTTTCTTCTTCATATAGGTGACATTTCCGCTTTTCCCGTCGTAACGGATATTAAACTCGTCCATGATCTTGCTGATCATATATATCCCGCGTTTACGCATCTGGAAACGGTCGATTTTCTCGGGCGGTTCCAACGGCGCCTTGATCGCGGGCCCGTTATCCTTAATCTGTATCTCGAGGACTTTATCTTTCTTCTCGTCGCTGCCGGTAACGATCAGTTTTATATCGATAGGGATGTCTTTTTTCCAATGATAGGAATGCTGGAGAATATTCAGGATTGCCTCGTGAATACAAAAATGAATCTCATGAGCGACCATATCCTGATCGCTGGTGATACGTGTCAGTATTTCGAGTAATTCCCGTTCGAACTGGACGATTTCGTC
The genomic region above belongs to Brevinematales bacterium and contains:
- a CDS encoding STAS domain-containing protein; the encoded protein is MKIKIAVLSEALVICTLSGELSIFDEDFDIFQKEVMAYLKLGIYRFIVDLDEISYIDSSGIGVIIRLATNAMKKETLVCVICNQPHVKRVFSVANVDRIMKFVDTVDEGVAFFERTTGFVNNGK
- a CDS encoding ATP-binding protein, which encodes MIFNFKVSGTEDEIVQFERELLEILTRITSDQDMVAHEIHFCIHEAILNILQHSYHWKKDIPIDIKLIVTGSDEKKDKVLEIQIKDNGPAIKAPLEPPEKIDRFQMRKRGIYMISKIMDEFNIRYDGKSGNVTYMKKKLSGFDDQILNVSV